The DNA region ATCTGTATACACCCGTTGATGTACTTCATGTGCCAGAAACATACTGATGTTGCCCCTTTTTTCATCACTTTATTCCTGATCGATCAACCACGCATAGAGACAACGATCGAGTGAGTCGTGTCTTTACACGCATGTGACGTTGATCTGGCGAGACCCCATGAATCCTTGGGACTCATCGCCGTCATTCGTTATTGGTTGCAAGCAATCCGTGAGCTAGTAAATCCAGGATGTTCTTTTTCGACCGTACCCGGTATCTGATCCTGATTGGTGATTTCACTACAGATCTCATGGCAACCTTGCCTGATCGTTTTTAAGGTCAAGGTTTATTTAGTCCAGTGGGATAGATCACGTTCGATCATGGACTGTAGTTTCATCATATCGTGGGAATAAAAATTGATGAGGTTCTTCTTGGTCGTCTCATTCATCGATAATTTTTGTAAGGTCATTAATTTTGCTTGCTGCCCTAATCTCTGATGAAACGTAGTGGGTAGCACTTTTTTAAGCAGTTCCTTGACTGGATTGGGCTTTGCAAAAAAATTGTACATCGAACGGGATATGGGAACGCCAGATTCATTTAATCGTACAGAAGGATCAATTGTTATGTCTTGTTTTAATCCAAGGAACCTCCATATATCGTAGATGACACGTTCCGTATCATCACTTAGATCTTCATATAAGATAATTTTTAACTGTTTTTGTGAAAACATACGAAGATATCGTTCTACTTGAATGCTATATAAGCCCAGTTCTCGATACCACCACAGTGGCTGATACCCCATGTCTCTACGCGTAGCTTCTTGATACAAGGCTTCTTCAAATGATAATGTTTCCCTTCCATCACGTACCGTATGCATATAAGCAGAAAAAGCTCGATCAGCAGGATTCCTTAACACAAGAACAATTTTAGCGTCAGGGTTAAATTGATAGATACGCTCTGCGACATGAGGAAAATACAGATAATACACAGAGCTTTCACCGCGGATCGTCATGTCTTTACCGGCCTCAAAAAGCTGTATATACTGTTCGAGTGTCCGCAATCGATTGCGACTAAATCCTTGATCACCTGGGCCTGAAAATTCATGTGGGAATTGGTCGTTGCAAAAATAATGAGGTTCTTTGATTTCACTCATATAGACTTGGGGGTGAAAACTTACGTAATGATGAAGCGACGTTGTCCCTGATTTTGCCGCACCTGCAATGAAAAAATTCGGTCTACTATCCATAGTCCACACCCCAAGAAAGATATTTTCTGTTTTTATCATGGTTTCACGTGTAAAGCGTGATGTGCATGATGGCGCATACAAGGGCTGATGTTCCATGATCTGATCATGGATATCCATCACCCATGGCTTATCCTTTGCTCGATGCGCTTTCAGTGCAAAGATCGTATCCATGTTCATGGCTTCTCGAACGCTTAGAGACGAGAGCTTGTCACTGCACGGTCGTTCGTGAACGGTCTTCAACCTCTACCATAGTAGATATGGCGTGCTTATATAGTAACTGTTTCGTTCCTTTGGTAATAACCACCACACTAAAATTATCAAAACTTTCGATCGTCCCCCGTATCTGATATCCATTTACGAGAAAAATAATCGTCATTACTTTTTTCTTTCGTAAATCATTTAACCATGAATTTTGTATAGGACTATCCGCTGCACTCGTCATCTCAATGGTTCCACCTCCATCTATCTTTCATCATGAGCAGTCATTTCCCATGGTTGGTTGCACAACTGCTCATGATGCAGAATACACCATGACCTACTCGTAGCGTAACGCTTCAATCGGATTGAGCAGGGAGGCTTTGCGTGCCGGATATACGCCAAACAAGACGCCGATCAACACAGCAAACGACACAGAGAGCATCACTGCTACAGGTGACACTAAGTTGCTTTCCTTCATGATGATCCCTGCCACCTCCGCTCCCCCGCCACCGAGTGCTACGCCGATCAACCCGCCGCCTACACTGAGCACCACCGATTCGACGAGGAACTGCGTCATAATCACTCGCCGCTTAGCGCCAATCGCCTTGCGTATCCCGATTTCCCGCGTGCGCTCCGTGACAGATACCAGCATGATATTCATAATCCCAATCCCCCCGACGAGCAGCGAAATTGCCGCCACACCGGTAAGCAGATCGGTCATCTCTTGACTCACACTTTGCAAGGCACTGAGGATCGTCGCTTGGTTCATAATGGTGAAATCATCTGCCTGCCCAGGTCCTAAGTGGTGCAAATTACGCAACGTCGCCTCCACCTCTTGTTGCGCTTGATTCATCGCCGTTTGCGAACTGGCCGATACATCGATGGAACTGAGCACATCGGTCCCCGTAAAGTCATTCATCGCCGTTGTCACCGGAATCATCACCCGATCATCAAGGTTCTGATAGCCATTGGATCCTTCCGATGCCAGCACGCCAATCACACGAAACGGAATCCCGTTGATATCAATCGTTTGTCCAACCGGACTCTGATAACCAAAGAGCGTTTGTGCCGTTTGACTGCCAAGCACCGCCACTTGTGCACTCGTCGTGACCTGTTGTGGCAAGAAGAACTGCCCTGACTCCATAGGTGTGGATTTGACTAATGGATAGTTCGCAGATGTACCTTGCACCGACGTCGATGTATTATTGCTACCGTATACAATCTGCGCATTTTGTTGCACGAGTGGCGCTACCTGTGCGACATTGGGATCATTGGCCGCAATGGCCGCGGCATCGGCGTACACAAGTGTTGTCGAACTACCCGCACCAAAACTCACTCCACCTGCAGAACTCGATCCTGGCATGACTGTCAACAGATTGGATCCGAGCGATTCCACTTGGGTAGTGACTGCGTTTGTCGATGATTGCCCGACAGCTGAAAGAGCAATGACAGACGCCACCCCAACAATCACACCGAGCATCGTAAGCAGAGCACGCATACGATTAGCGCGAATACTGCGAAAGGCGGAGCGCAATACTTCAGTGAGTGACATAGCTCCCACCTCGTTTCGTGTGAATGACCGTTTCCTTTTGCATCGAAGGATCCTCCGATGCATGCGGCATATCCATACTCCTCACGTGACTTACTGTCCCGTGGCTGTCCATCATGCGTACAGACGGTGCGGCTGTATCAGATTCGATCATCCCATCGCGAAACCGCACAATGCGCTTGGCGTGTGCACCCACCTCATCTTCATGCGTGACAATCACGACCGTATTCCCCTGCGCGTGCAGCTCCTCGAACAGAAGCAAGATCTCTTCCGTGTTTTTCGTATCGAGTGCGCCAGTGGGTTCATCCGCTAACAACAGCAAGGGATGATTGACCAGCGCACGCGCGATGGAGACGCGTTGTTGTTGACCGCCAGATAATTCGTTGGGTCGGTTGTGCATGCGATCCTGTAAGCCCACGCGCTCTAGTGCCTGCATGGCGCGCTCGCGCCGCTCCTTGGGCGAAACGCCAGCGTAGACCATGGGCAATTCCACATTCTCGAGTGCCGATGTACGCGCAAGCAGATTAAAATTTTGAAAAACAAAGCCAATCTTCAGATTGCGTAGCGCAGCTAATTCATCCTCATGAAGTGTGCTCACCAAATGCCCGTCAATCGCGTACTCTCCAGACGTAGGGATATCTAAGCAGCCAATCAAGTTCATCGTCGTTGATTTACCCGACCCAGAAGGCCCCATAATCGCGACAAACTCCCCATGATCGATGACGAGGTCGACTCCGTTTAATGCGCGCATCACTTGGCCACCCACCTGATATTCGCGTACAACTTGTTGCATGAAGATCAGTGGAATGCGTTCCTCTGCACTCATCATCCACGACCGCCTCCTAACCCACCGCCGCCAAAGCCACCACCACCAAAGCCACCACCTGCACCACTTTTTGTTGCAGTTGTACTCGTAGTGGATGTAGCAGATGGAACAATTAATACAATTTTCTCATTAGGCGTGAGTCCTGACGTAATTTGTACGTTGTTCGTACCAAAAATCCCGGTTTGTACCGGTTGGAAGTACGTACCCTTTGGTGCATTCGATCCAACGACTCCCTTTCCACTAAATCCTGTCCCTGCTTTTGAATACGTAGCATCTCCAGATGCATCTCCATGACCATAGGTGCTACCCGCCTTGGCTGAAAAAGATCCTATACTTCCTGTTCCTGCGGGCTTGGTGCCTACCACATAGACACCCTCCATCGTGCCCACCTGTTGTAGCGCGATCGCTGGAATCTCCACCACGTGGTTGGCTGTTGCCGTTTGGATTGAGACACTAGTCGCCATACCCGAGAGCAATTGATCCGTTGGATCATTGACGACTGCAAGCACCGTGAAATTCGTCACATTATCCACCACCTGAGGCGTGGGATACACTTGTAGCACCGTTCCCGTGAAGGTTTGATTAGGCAATGCCGACACGGTCGCTTGAATCGGATCTCCTGCTTTGACTGATCCAATCCCTGCTTCTGGCACCTGAATATTTAACTCCATCTGATTCTGCGTATCACTCTGTAACGTCATCACAGGCGCTGAACCATTGACCAGTTCACCTGCCGTGTCATTAATCGCTGTAATCACCCCGGACATTGGAGCGCGTAGCGTCATATCGGCCTTGCTCGCCGCTGCTCCTTGTAGGGCAGCTTGTGCAGAACTCAGTTGTGCTTGTGCAGTCGTCACCGCCGCCTGACTTTCTTCAATCACAGCGGGCGTAGACGGTTGTTCCGTCTCTTGCAACGACGCCTGTGCGCTTTGCACCGCAATCTGATCTTGTTCCACAGTATTTTGCGCTTGACTGACCGCCTGTGCACCTGATGTGCGATCATTGTAGAGCGCTTGGGCTACTTGTAAGTCCTGCTGTGCCGACTTATACTGCGTCTGTGCCTCCGTGAGACTGACTTGTGCCGCCTGTACACTCACTTGCGATTGCTGGGCTAAATTCGTACTGCTCGCAGGCATCGCATCCGCTACATTTTTTTGTGCTGTGGCTAGATTGGATTGTGCATTGGCAATGGCTGTCTGATCATTTTGGACGGTTTCCTCGCCCGCATTGTACTGTTCTTGCGCCTGTTGAACATCTGTGTATCCCGTGTTGAGCTGCTGATACTGTGTATCTGCCGCCTGCATCGCCGACGAAAAAGGGTTTGCTGCATCGGGATTGGTCGTTTCCCCTACAAATTGATTGTAACTGGCTAGTTCCGACTGGTATGCCTGATAAGCCTGCTCCACTTGCGCTTCGGTGATCGTGCCATACTCTTCTTGAGCGGTACTCAGATCTTGGCTAAGAAGCTGCAGATTCGTTTGCGCGAGAGTTAACTGCTTTTGTGCAGAGGTCACCGCTTGTTCATCCGTACTCACGATTGCTTGAAGTGCCGTCACGTCTTGGGGTGTTCCGCCTCCATCGAGTGCCGCCTGTGCCGTCAGTTGGGTCTTTTGCAAATTCACTTGTGCCGCTTGCACGGCCACCTGATCTTGTGCCACCGTGTTTTGCGCACTGACGAGTTGTTGCTGTGCACTCGACCGATTATTATAGATCGCCACTTCATCTTGATACTGCTGTTTATCACCGGCTAACGTAGCATTGGCCCTTGCAACGGCCGCTTGTGCCACGGCAATCGTCGCTGCAGTCGGCCCTTCTTGTGCCGATAGAAGTTTAGCCTGTGCCTGCTCCAGATTGCCTTGTGCCGCAGTGACCGCCGCTTGATCTTGTGCCACCTGTGTCGTTTCTGATGAGTCATCTAGCGTAGCTAGCACCTGACCTGCCGTTACCTTTTGTCCGATGCTTACATTGACCGTCGCAAGCGTCCCTGTTCCACCACCATCAAATGACAAATTCACCGTCGTAGCTGGTTGTACCGTCGCTGCAGCAGACACCGTCTGCACCACATTGCCATACCCTACTGTATAGGTTGAATACGCCGGCGTCCCTGATTGTGACAGATCTTTGGCAGCCACTGTCGCCCCTGTGCCAAGCACAATGGCCACAGCCAATGCACCGTATAACCATGTGCGTTTCTTTTTTTTCAATAGAGGTACCTGTACCTTTTGAGCGATCGTGCTCATGTTGTTAACCACCCTATCATCCATATATTTTATAAACGTGTATTCGTACATCCGTCGATCCTTCGGTCATTTCATTTAAAGGGATACTACGAACGTGGTCCCTTTTCCAACGCTACTTGTCACAGTCAATTGCCCACGATGAGCATCGACAATCCATTTTCCGATAGCAAGTTCTAGTCCAGTTCTGGTCTTATCTACACAGGAACCTACCCTGGTGTCTCGATAGAATCGGTCAAAAAGATGGTCAACTGCGAATGAATCCATTCCAATTCCTGTATCCTCTACGGTGACATAAGTTTTTACGTCATCTTGGACACAGGAGATGGTCACCGTCCCTTGATTGGGAGTATATAGAATGGCATGATCGACTAAGATCCATAGTAGCTGTCGCAAGCGTTGTTCATCTCCATGGACAATCACGTTGGCTTGCACAGCCCACTCCACGTTTAACCCATGTTGTGCACCAATCACTTGTATCAGTTCCTCCATGTCAGCTAGCATGTCAGATACATTGATCGGTTGCAGGATCAGTTCACATTGACCTGAATCGGCACGTGCAAGTGTCAATAACCCCTCCACTAACTGAGTGATTTGCTCCGCTTTTTGATCAATCATAGAAATACGCTCTGCTTCCGTTTCCACTGTGTGAAGAGGATAGCGAAAGAGGAACTGGGCTTCCTCTTGAATCGAAACTAGTGGCTTTACAAGTTCGTGAGATGCATCGGCAATCAATTGACGCTGTCTCTCCCACGACAAACGAATGGGAGCAACTGCCTTTTGGGCCAGAAACCATCCTGCCATAATCAGCGTGAAGATCCCGATGCCTACCATGGACATCAGCAGCAACAGAAACTCATGCAATTCTTGAGCTTGTATAGTGACCGTTTGCACGAACTGTATCGTAGTACCGATCGGTAGACCTAGTTCACGAGTGGAAGCCATGCTTAGATCCATCACGCGCCAAGATTGATCACCATCTCGTAAAGAAAACGGCACCTTAGACGTCAGGTGATGGTGTAATGTGCTTAGTTGTGACGGCGTAAACGAGTCATGTGGCTCCTGCTCTAGTAGTTGATGAGTGGGAGACCAAACCACCATGCCTATGGATCCACTTCCTAGCCCATTCACCAGTTGTGGCAAAGCAGTACGTTGACTGCGTGCGCCATCGGCTATGTTCTCATAAGAACGTGTGACTATGGCATGGGATGCTGTTCTATCTAACGATTGATCCACTGGCTGAAATACCACGTGTTGCATCCAAACATAAAATAAAATGGACAAGAACAGTAATAGAACTGAAAACACACTTGCATTGAGCAGCGTGAGGCGTACATGAATCGTAGAAAACATCTTCATTTACCTATATCTCCTACTAGATCCTCCTTATCAAACGTACGACGATGACTTCATCACCTCACAAGGATGGACACGAGATGAGATGCATTCTCTGTTTGTATTGCGATATTCTTGAATCGAGGACACTTTGTATATCGATCTTCATCCAAGATGTATGGTCTGTACTCAGTATGAAAGATTCTTTTTAGATTTCTATTTGAAAAGAATGACTTCATCCGTTACATTTCAAGCTAATTTATTGTTCTACACCCAAAAGCACACCTTCATATGTAAATTCATCTATAAATAGAGATAAAATAGAATCTGTTTCATCATAGTACGAAGAGCCATTGCGAATAGGTAGTCAAAACATAAGGTGAAGGGAGTGTTCTATTACACATTCCAAGGCTCTGGTGCAAAGCATACGCGTAGCATAGATTTGTCCGTTTGTGACTTCGTCGATTCAACGGATAATAACCCAAATCATCGATCTACAAGTAACGCCGTTGAAGAAGTCGGCAGGTGTTGTAACTCAACCTGCTTTTTTCCTAGCATATGCATAGCTTCTATCCCTGCAAGGGTCTTTTCAGCAGTCTCGAATGACTTGAACCCGAGCATTGGTTTGGTGATCCTTTTGATCAATCGATGGTCTTGTTCAGGTATGTTCTCTGCCGGATGATGGTGTCCTGTGGGATCTCCGTTTCATCCTTTCATTGCTGTAATGCCGGCGGATACGCAGGATTTTTATCCACAGTAACAACACGCGGTGATGGATCGTGCGGGGATGATAAAGCCTTCTTAAAGAATCGTTTTGCAGTGGAGATGTCTCGATCTTCACAGAGCATGAAATCCATGGTTTGACCTTGAGAATCCACCGCCCAATAAAGATACCTCCATTGTCCTTTTACTTTGATGTATAAATGTTAATCTAAATATGACCACTTTCGCTTGAATAAAGATGTACAGATTTGACTCTATCTTGCATACTTGTCCCGAGGGGGATTCGTATGTACATGCAGATAGATATTCAAACCAGTGTAGAGATTTGCAGTTTAGTAGACTTGCCGAAAATAAAATTATTAATGGAGAATCTCAAGATGAAAGTGAATAAAAGCCAATTAGCTAGAGAAATGGGAGTCGATCGCAGAACAATTAACAAGTATCTCGAAGGCTTCTCTCGCAAAACCACAAAAGATAAAAGGTCTAAAATTGATGAGTATTACGAAGTGATCGCCGCCCTTCTATCTACAGAATCAAAGCAGATTTTTTACTACAAACGAGTGCTATGGCAGTACTTAACTGACAATCATGGCCTAGACTGTTCGCAATCTGCATTTCGTGCTTACATGAAACGAAAGCCAGAATTCGAATCGTATTTCAATAGTGGTCAACGTCTTCCATCTCCACAAGCAACGATAAGATTTGAAACAGATCCTGGAATACAAGCACAGCTTGACTGGAAGGAAAGCATTCCCTATGAAACAAAAGAGGGTGAAAAAGTAGACATAAACGTGGCGGTACTATGACTATCCTATTCACGATTCAGGGCTTATCACCTCAGCATCTCAAAGTCACAGAGCGTCTTACTCTCATTCCTGACAGAGACCTTTGAAGCCTTTGGTGGTGTGCCTAGAGAAATCCTCACCGACAATATGAAAACGGTGA from Sulfoacidibacillus ferrooxidans includes:
- the hfq gene encoding RNA chaperone Hfq, whose product is MTSAADSPIQNSWLNDLRKKKVMTIIFLVNGYQIRGTIESFDNFSVVVITKGTKQLLYKHAISTMVEVEDRSRTTVQ
- a CDS encoding HlyD family efflux transporter periplasmic adaptor subunit; the encoded protein is MSTIAQKVQVPLLKKKKRTWLYGALAVAIVLGTGATVAAKDLSQSGTPAYSTYTVGYGNVVQTVSAAATVQPATTVNLSFDGGGTGTLATVNVSIGQKVTAGQVLATLDDSSETTQVAQDQAAVTAAQGNLEQAQAKLLSAQEGPTAATIAVAQAAVARANATLAGDKQQYQDEVAIYNNRSSAQQQLVSAQNTVAQDQVAVQAAQVNLQKTQLTAQAALDGGGTPQDVTALQAIVSTDEQAVTSAQKQLTLAQTNLQLLSQDLSTAQEEYGTITEAQVEQAYQAYQSELASYNQFVGETTNPDAANPFSSAMQAADTQYQQLNTGYTDVQQAQEQYNAGEETVQNDQTAIANAQSNLATAQKNVADAMPASSTNLAQQSQVSVQAAQVSLTEAQTQYKSAQQDLQVAQALYNDRTSGAQAVSQAQNTVEQDQIAVQSAQASLQETEQPSTPAVIEESQAAVTTAQAQLSSAQAALQGAAASKADMTLRAPMSGVITAINDTAGELVNGSAPVMTLQSDTQNQMELNIQVPEAGIGSVKAGDPIQATVSALPNQTFTGTVLQVYPTPQVVDNVTNFTVLAVVNDPTDQLLSGMATSVSIQTATANHVVEIPAIALQQVGTMEGVYVVGTKPAGTGSIGSFSAKAGSTYGHGDASGDATYSKAGTGFSGKGVVGSNAPKGTYFQPVQTGIFGTNNVQITSGLTPNEKIVLIVPSATSTTSTTATKSGAGGGFGGGGFGGGGLGGGRG
- a CDS encoding ABC transporter permease → MSLTEVLRSAFRSIRANRMRALLTMLGVIVGVASVIALSAVGQSSTNAVTTQVESLGSNLLTVMPGSSSAGGVSFGAGSSTTLVYADAAAIAANDPNVAQVAPLVQQNAQIVYGSNNTSTSVQGTSANYPLVKSTPMESGQFFLPQQVTTSAQVAVLGSQTAQTLFGYQSPVGQTIDINGIPFRVIGVLASEGSNGYQNLDDRVMIPVTTAMNDFTGTDVLSSIDVSASSQTAMNQAQQEVEATLRNLHHLGPGQADDFTIMNQATILSALQSVSQEMTDLLTGVAAISLLVGGIGIMNIMLVSVTERTREIGIRKAIGAKRRVIMTQFLVESVVLSVGGGLIGVALGGGGAEVAGIIMKESNLVSPVAVMLSVSFAVLIGVLFGVYPARKASLLNPIEALRYE
- a CDS encoding sensor histidine kinase, with translation MKMFSTIHVRLTLLNASVFSVLLLFLSILFYVWMQHVVFQPVDQSLDRTASHAIVTRSYENIADGARSQRTALPQLVNGLGSGSIGMVVWSPTHQLLEQEPHDSFTPSQLSTLHHHLTSKVPFSLRDGDQSWRVMDLSMASTRELGLPIGTTIQFVQTVTIQAQELHEFLLLLMSMVGIGIFTLIMAGWFLAQKAVAPIRLSWERQRQLIADASHELVKPLVSIQEEAQFLFRYPLHTVETEAERISMIDQKAEQITQLVEGLLTLARADSGQCELILQPINVSDMLADMEELIQVIGAQHGLNVEWAVQANVIVHGDEQRLRQLLWILVDHAILYTPNQGTVTISCVQDDVKTYVTVEDTGIGMDSFAVDHLFDRFYRDTRVGSCVDKTRTGLELAIGKWIVDAHRGQLTVTSSVGKGTTFVVSL
- a CDS encoding ABC transporter ATP-binding protein, with translation MMSAEERIPLIFMQQVVREYQVGGQVMRALNGVDLVIDHGEFVAIMGPSGSGKSTTMNLIGCLDIPTSGEYAIDGHLVSTLHEDELAALRNLKIGFVFQNFNLLARTSALENVELPMVYAGVSPKERRERAMQALERVGLQDRMHNRPNELSGGQQQRVSIARALVNHPLLLLADEPTGALDTKNTEEILLLFEELHAQGNTVVIVTHEDEVGAHAKRIVRFRDGMIESDTAAPSVRMMDSHGTVSHVRSMDMPHASEDPSMQKETVIHTKRGGSYVTH
- a CDS encoding sulfotransferase family protein, which encodes MDTIFALKAHRAKDKPWVMDIHDQIMEHQPLYAPSCTSRFTRETMIKTENIFLGVWTMDSRPNFFIAGAAKSGTTSLHHYVSFHPQVYMSEIKEPHYFCNDQFPHEFSGPGDQGFSRNRLRTLEQYIQLFEAGKDMTIRGESSVYYLYFPHVAERIYQFNPDAKIVLVLRNPADRAFSAYMHTVRDGRETLSFEEALYQEATRRDMGYQPLWWYRELGLYSIQVERYLRMFSQKQLKIILYEDLSDDTERVIYDIWRFLGLKQDITIDPSVRLNESGVPISRSMYNFFAKPNPVKELLKKVLPTTFHQRLGQQAKLMTLQKLSMNETTKKNLINFYSHDMMKLQSMIERDLSHWTK